From the genome of Nicotiana sylvestris chromosome 1, ASM39365v2, whole genome shotgun sequence:
GTTGATCAACGAGCGAttgaaggaaaagagaagaaatcGCGGTGAAAAGAGTGATGTTTTGGAAGCGCTCCTCGACATCAGTGCAAAAAATCCTGAAGAGATTGGTCAGAATCACATCAAGTCCATGTTCCTGGTACGTGCTCTTCTCTTTTATCCTGTGGActattaatataaaaaataaatgtgtATATAGTAAAAGATAGTTTATGATAGTTTCTTTTAGTAGCTGAGGTTATAAAATCAGAGGCGAACTAGGATTTGAAGGTCGTCGGCGCACTTTTGGATTTAACCAATATCTGCTTTGTAAATAGAGTGTCCACTACTAATATATCACTATTTCTAAAGACATATACATGTATACATAGAATTTTACTGAATTATACGGGTAATGGTGACCCCTCTCTGTATAGCATAGGTCCGCCTCTGGTTATTATATGTTCTGTTTTGCGCTACTTCCTCTGTGTGCATTGCCTTGTATTCACCAATCATATTGGAATGCAAATGTACATTTACAGGACCTATTTGGTGCGGGGACTGATACAACAACAAGCACATTGGAATGGGCAATGGCAGAAATGCTTAGACAACCTGAGATTATGAGAAAAGCACAAGTTGAGCTTGGAGAAGTCAttggaaaaggaaaaatagtagaAGAAGCTGATGTTTCCCAACTTCCTTACTTGCAATGCATTATCAAGGAAACCTTAAGAATGCACCCACCATTTCCGTTACTTGTCCCGCGAAAAGTGGAGCAAGACGTTGAACTGTGTGACTATATTATCCCGAAGGGCTCACAGGTACTAGTAAACGCGTGGGCCATTGGTCGAGATTCTACTTTTTGGAAGGACCCTTTAGTGTTTAGACCCGAGAGGTTTTGGAACTTGGATTTGGACATGCGAGGGAAAGATTTTGAATTGATTCCATTTGGTGCTGGTCGAAGAATATGCCCTGGCTTACCATTAGCATTAAGAATGGTTCAAGTAATGTTGGGTTCACTCTTGAATTCCTTCAATTGGAAGCTTGAAGTTGGCATCGAGGCACAAGAATTAAACATGGAGGAGAAATTTGGTATAACCTTAGCCAAAGCCCATCCTTTGCGAGCTATCCCATCCTTAGTGCCTGATTTGAAGGGTCATTAACATAATAGTCATAACGAAGGTGGGAAAATAAAGTAGTAGCATCGTAATCACATTACACCCTTGTGGTCCGGTCTTTTCTCGGACCCCGAGCataacgggagcttagtgcaccgagtTGTCTTTTTATCAGCCGCAATATTGGCTTTTTTGAAGATGTGTTGCACACATGTAGCCCTCCTAAATCATTAAGCAATGACCTGCATTTAGCAAGGATAAATAAATAGCATTTCTTTTTTATTAATATGTATATCATTGGATCACCGATAATAATCCTTTTTTGGAATTTGATATTTGATCGATCCACTTACTTCTATTTTGTTAATATTAGTAATCATTGTCGGAATTATGGTTCTTATTTATAATTATGAATAGGAAAAAATAAAGTAAGAGTTCAAAACTTTTTCGTGAAGTAGGCAGGACTATACAGGTAATCCTCACTATTATAGATTGATCTCATtaataaaagagaatgaaaattagAAAATTATGATGATCAGAAGAGGAGATTTGTTTGTGCAATATCAGTACCCTCGTAAATGTAGATATTTACATAAGAGTGTAAAATAAATAACGTTAATTATCATATTTCTAAATGAGTAATAGTCTTAGTGCATTACTTTTGTGGAGTCTTTAAGTTAGAAGAGGAGCTCAGTTCTACTTAACTACATTTTTTAACAAGAGGCTCTTCAAATATTGTCAAAAATATGTTCTAGTTCGACCTCTTAAAGCAAAACCAGGAACCTAACCAGCATGTCAAACAAAGATACATGTCAAGCAGGGttgttcattcggatcggatatccgaaatccgaaccaattcattcaatttcggatttttgatttcggattggatcggatttcagattgtgtttttcaaaatttcggattttgaatcggattcggattggtatattttaatccgatccgattCGAAATTCGAAATTATTAGggcatgtataaatactacactttattTTTGGATAGTCTGTATTTTTTTTACATCAACCTctaagttattacctttacaattgctagatttagctatatcGACATCacagtactctcataattgcataaacatgaatgtttcttaatgtattgcctcttttacaaagaaaatatacatattagtttaactttgaggcataataatactatccgaaatccgatcccaTCCGATCCAATCTTTAAAATCCGATCCTATCCGATATAATTCGAATcagattcggattgcattttctagaatccgaaatccaaaattcgaatccgaaatgtgctaaatccgatccgatctgATTCGTGCATAGCCCTTGTCACACCCTTTTTCTACCCCTCCAAAAGATAATGggtgttatggattgtgggttaaagagttttttccaattaaagtgacaaatttgaaatagggattattttgttattcagagtcgccacttggaattgatttttgggtgttccaagtcaccttttatttgatccCTATTCCAAGGAAAgtttgactcttttattattgATCTGCGAAAATAAagtccgagtaaggaattctgttaacctgggagaaggtgtaaggcattccctgagtcccgtggttctagcacgatcgctttatTGACTATATTTGGCTTATACTATTTTTTGGATAACTTGTGTTTTATTGGTTCTCATCTTTTACCTATGTCCGCTTTATTGCTTGATTaaaattatgaagaaaaaaaGTTATCTTGAAATAAGTTACGCGTTCTAATACTTATTTTGTTACATATCACAATTATGCCACGGAGACCATACACATAGCcatgatatttaattatttaaagcgcACCTAAATAAACTAGCGCACTTGAAGTATTTTCCTAAACTAATTTAAGATTATTATAAGGCCAAaagttagcgcgtacgcaccgcaagcaggcttggatgaggatattaagaggcgcttttgggaggggttggatgagattgttcgtagtataccgccttctgagaggttattcataggaggagatttcaatggtcatattgggtcatctgcaggtgggtacactgaggtgcatggcggctttggtttcagggagcggaacggagggggcatttcgctgttggactttgccaaggctttcgatctagtcattacGAACTCGAATTTTatgaagcgggatgaacatttggttacttaccaaagttcggtggcgaagactcagattgactatctcctcctcaggagatgcgacagaaggttgtgcgaggactgcaaggttatcccaggtgagaccctctcaacgcagcataggcttttggtgatggacatttgtattaggataaggaggaagaagaggtcagtacaaggacgccccaggattaggtggggcgccttaactaaggataaagctaaggagttggaaggaaggttatcggcaatgggagcttggagaagtagtggggacgcaaacacaatgtggtcgacgacggcggactgtataagaaaggcggcgagagaggtgttagggatatctacgggccacaatggtggccacaaaggagattggtggtggaatgcagttgtccaaggtaaagtggaagcaaagaaggcggcttacctgcggttagtagggagcactgacgaggaggagaagagagagaacagtcaaaggtataaggtagctaggaaggaggcgaagatggcagtgacggaggctaagacgacagcttttgctcgtctgtatgaggaactaaggaacaaaggtggggagaagaagttattccgactcgctaaggcgagagagaggacaactcgggatctggaccaagtgaggtgcataaaagatgatgacggcaaagttttgatgggagatgaccagattaagaggaggtggcagacctactttcataaacttctaagtgaagaaggggatcaggatattatacttggggaatcgaggaatgccgacagtcaccatgaagtaagtaattgtagggacattgagatcgatgaagtcatggaggcaatgcgtaagatgagaaggggcagagctaccgggccagacgaaattccggttgaactgtggaggtgtgtgggtagagcaggcttggaatggcttactgcattgtttagtgttatattcaagactaataggatgcctgaagagtggaggtggagtacaatggtctcgttgtataagaacaaaggtgatgtccagagttgtaacaactataggggcaacaaattactaagtcataccatgaaagtttaggagagagtggtagaaatgagagtgcgaaggacggtgtctatttcagacaaccagttcgggttcatgccggggcgatctaccacagaatatatccaccttattaggaggatggtggaacagtacagggataagaagaaggatctccacatggtgtttattgatctggagaaagcgtacgataaggttcctaggaaggtcttatggagctgcttagaggataaaggggtcccgagtaactatattagggtgattaaagacatgtatgatggagctaagactcgggttaggacagtaggaggcgactctgaacactttccagttattacggggttgcaccaagggtctgcgctcagcccattcctatttgccctggtgatggatgcactgactcatcatattcaaggggaggtgccatggtgcatgctatttgctgatgacattattctaattgacgagacacgaggcggcgtcaacgagaggctagagatttggagacatgctcttgagtctaaaggtttcaagttgagcaggacgaagacggaatacctcgagtgcaaatttggagttgagccgacggaagcgggagttgaagtgaggcttgactctcaagtcattcccaagaggggtagtttcaagtaccttggatcggttattcaggggatcggggagattgacgaggatgtcacacaccgtataggggtggggtggatgaagtggaggttagcgtcgggagtcttgtgtgacaagaaagtgccaccgttactaaaaggtaagttttatagagcagtggttaggcctgccatgttatatggaactgaatgttggccggtaaagaactcacacatccagaagatgaaagtagcagagatgaggatgttgaggtggatgtgcgggcatacaaggatggataagattaggaatgaagatattcgagagaaggtgggtgtggcccccatggaggacaagatgcgggaagtaagactcagatggttcgggcacattcagaggaggagcactgatgcaccggtgaggaggtgtgagcgactggctgtagtgggcacgcggagaggtagagggcgacctaagaagtattggggagaggtgatcagacaggacatggcgcgacttaggattactgaggacatggcccttgacagggaattatggaggtcgagcattaaggttgtaggttaggggaaacttgtgaatatttctacagcacaatagagtgagactagccagttaggagttagactaagaatgtcattggtcgtctattgatgcagggttttacctgctagttttactataccagccatctatttcgtatttcgtattctgtatttcatatctcttatattgctgttattttattatgcatttttatggtactaatatattggctcctgttgctttttttgagccgagggtctcctggaaatagcctctctacccttcggggtaggggtaaggtctgcgtacatattaccctccccagaccccacttgtgggattatactgggtcgttgttgttgttgttgttgtaaggcCAAAAGTTATGGAATTGTTTGTGGAAAAAGTGtatgattttacatattttaataaataaattatcatataCCAATACCCTACATCCCAACAATTGAAGCTTAAACTTATTAGTGTCCAAATCTTCCAAACTTTTAGCAAGTTTAAatactatattttcagaaacatgattaaacatataacatttaaggattgatttaCATTATTATTTCTAAAgtttaaagataaataaataaaatcacataaaataagataaaaaaaaagagagggaatAATAAACCTTTTAATGCAAGATTTCCAACTAAATGAGTCTCCACGAATATGTACAATAACTCAAACGAACGCCAAACAAGCATAAGCAAAGATGATCATCAAAGCCGGTGAACATAGCTCCAACGGAATCCTCGACCTCGACTGTTAACACCACTCTTTGGCATGTAAAAGGGGATGTATTAAAGTATTTTTTGTTGGGTTTTGGGGAGTTGAATTGCtggaaatttttgaaagaaagaggaATAAAGAATAACACGAGTAGAAATTGTCGAagcatagaagaagaaaaaaatttgtttctctcaattctcccctctcttttctctcctttctctcttttctcctcagattttctcttctatttataacaaaattttcgacatttttcagatttgtttttattttttaaaaaatattttattatttgtgaattaaaagaaatcccacctttatttactttttattttttaaactccaactttaattacttttatcttatttaaaatctcacctcttttttttagttttaaaagaggattccacttattttacttttcttaaaaaaataatccactttcttttgcttttcttataaaaattctactttcttttactttaatttttttttaattttcggctacctttatatttattttttaattccaactttctttactttttatttttaaaaattttcacaaaactttacttttaattttccactttcttttactttttaaaagagaatttcacctacttttacttttatttttttttattccatacttccctttttcttattttttatatctcacccgaaaattaaaaaaaatatttaatatttttcggtttttttttattattttaaaaataaaaataaaaaataaaataatagtaatagtaataattcaccttttaaaattttgtatttttaccctataataaaaagtgtaacaaagctaaaaattgtaggttaaaacccctaaaatatttacatagaagaagtgacaaaaaattaaatattgtcaaaaattaggtgctcacagctgcccctctttgcttggaaacatgaagagttttcgaacaaagataaggtgagccatgtaactaatttttgaacatatctttattcaaaagggaagaaatgaggataagagaaaagaaaaaaggtgcaaccgagtcttgactttggacagcctacatatcccgggttataggggaatcaggtcgcgtgtagttcaaggAGAACTGTGGAATGATGAGTTGAAAAGTCGAGTGAGTTTCCGTCGAGGCTCTGGTCCGAAAGTCTGTTATtacattaaaaaaaattgaacaaGTCTATCAGCTATgggttacaagattcctatctatgagtcttctaaaacttgatcttgagtcttggatggttcttcctgaagactctgatctgaatcttgatgctcgttaactgcaaccgctggttcattcttcttcggcTTTTCAGATCAAAATGGAACATGCAGAGCTTGTGGCTTCAACTATGTCTTGAGCAATCCACATCTTTCCTTCGCTTCTGcactttggattcacttcttttcctttttctttattctggattgagactcattctttggacatctcgaaccctgtgcctcgaggtaaaacctgctcagacatcaaagcaaacaaacgaacgaaatttttctaccccagttttcactaggaaaatttcgtgagttattgtaacaaaattctaaactacttctttattgaaagcaataaaatcttgattgtgtatccttgagaaaaagGGATTGGGGAGTGGACCCTATATCTATACTAAAAgtctactagggagtggagaccctatgttggaaagctCAGCTAGGGATTAGTGTACCCTATACTGGTAAAGGAAATGTAACCCGGGGTTGGTGTCATGTATTACTGaaaaggaaatgtaaccaggggttggcaccCTGTATTACTGAAAAGGAAATGTAACTTGGGGTTGGTTCCATGTATTATTGaaaaggaaatgtaaccaggggttggcaccCCATGTATTATTGaaaaggaaatgtaaccaggggttggcaccCTGTATTACTGACCAAAACAAATGTTGAATCCCCCTGGTTGATaaagttctacctgggttaaactAACAAAAGCAAATCTGGGCgatacttctacccgaaaactatGAGCCGGATCtccctaggcaaaaaggttctacATGAGTTAaactaatgtaaaacaacctgagcgaagagtacttctacccagaactatgagctggatccccctaggcgaaaaaggttctaccttggttaagctacataaaaataacctgaactatgagctggatccccctaggcgaaaaggttctacctgggttaagctaatgtataacaacctgagcgaagagtacttctacccggaactataagctggatccccctaggtgaaaaggttctacctgggttaagctaatgtaaaaacaacctgagcgaagagtacttctacccggaactataagctggatccccctaggcgaaaaaggtTTTACCTGAGTTAAGTTACATAAAAATAACctgaactatgagctggatccccctaggcgaaaaggttctacctgggttaagctaatgtaaagcaacctgagcgaagagtacttctacccggaactataagctggatccccctaggcgaaaaggttctacctgggttaagctaatgtaaaaacaacctgagcgaagagtacttctacccggaactataagTTGGATCCCCCTAAGAGAAAAGGTTCTACCtcggttaagctaatgtaaaaacaacctgagcgaagagtacttcgacccaaaaatatgagctggatccccctagacgaaaaggttctacctgggttaaactacataaaaataacctgagcgaagagtacttctagtcggaactatgagct
Proteins encoded in this window:
- the LOC104241204 gene encoding geraniol 8-hydroxylase-like; protein product: MDYYILYVLGSIFTCSLLFVLPKIHSKKLPPGPTPWPIIGNLHLLGAKPHKSLANLAKIYGPIMSLKLGQITTIVISSSAMAKQVLQKQDLAFSTRFIPDALQAHNHYKFSVPWLPVCTQWRTLRRILNTNILSYNRLDANQHLRSQKVKELLAYCAKCCQQGEAVDVGQVAFKTSLNLLSNTLFSKDLADPFSDSKVELKEVIWSITTEVGKPNLVDFFPIFEKIDPQGIRRRTTICFGKLFKLFDELINERLKEKRRNRGEKSDVLEALLDISAKNPEEIGQNHIKSMFLDLFGAGTDTTTSTLEWAMAEMLRQPEIMRKAQVELGEVIGKGKIVEEADVSQLPYLQCIIKETLRMHPPFPLLVPRKVEQDVELCDYIIPKGSQVLVNAWAIGRDSTFWKDPLVFRPERFWNLDLDMRGKDFELIPFGAGRRICPGLPLALRMVQVMLGSLLNSFNWKLEVGIEAQELNMEEKFGITLAKAHPLRAIPSLVPDLKGH